Proteins from one Impatiens glandulifera chromosome 2, dImpGla2.1, whole genome shotgun sequence genomic window:
- the LOC124924035 gene encoding uncharacterized protein LOC124924035 isoform X2 codes for MAGNGKFDLDSSTVEPGFTGSYKGNHSGPTLDRPGSFREGGESRSFPSGNNTFRSSRQHIGGSSTSLQGLMLEPMPMEDLKKNSCSGELTRVLNLAGLASEESSLVPAHSRPIRSAAVEALKQSKVTFSEINSKARVKRLNENLHKLDKISEAPNTRKQQRTELSTNERSIGSNLKIGAQINRNSLVDDRAKNGVLNKRVRTSMAETQTEARSNGISRQPMAATKNLDLLKDSVSQPDTEEKIRPLPAGGEGWHQKMRRKRSVSKVLTRSLDINGDPKRSMHKSFCNEGGGSQGNGSLRSGFFNGNSGSPKKGIISSPVILNTSAAMPKHEQDTDKLIVKGNIIREENRIGNTIPVTKTKASRAPRGGPSAAVSISTNIIRSGAPEICKQSANLNKIHTSSGSNNKKRSIPSGSTSSMTQWGGQRPQKISRTRRTNVVSPVSNPDDTQVSADGYSPSNFEARINSSRGFRDGANGKHHLKMKVENASSPARFSEGEESGAGGNRMKEKGTCISGIKEKAGTTFPSFGTLTMLAKKNKSPIEDIGDCVPRQGRNGRGSPFSNSSTSPMRDKMENAATANPLRSARPNSDKNGSKTGRPPKKPVDRKGLYRKGHIPNGDSPDITGESDDDHEELLTSASFASNPSYLVGSNAFWKYMEIGFAPVSSQDSSYLAQQLQVEEKLNKSLPQMTGHDSNYLDDTYVPAAFVSGAVETDGVKQKEEVNSIGSVDWLKFKTPPERSGSEKGSNKHTPLYQRVLSALIAEDEIEEIEEGGTERNAFSQYAAHSLSCNEPSRTDGKEGRYQLHFGTEMEKQSAASMYFSYDGVNGSVGQNLPCSVDKSQEKIGFSREVGGLTGFCKNSLGGSPFAHSNGFGHSYSDNEYEQLCIEDKILLELHNVGIYPETVPDLDDHDDASIVEETIQFTEDCYRQQVVTTKESLDILYGAVLRGKEEEKGALEQVAMDRLVELGYKKLQASEGSNASKSGTPKVSKHVALAFVERTLARCRVFEDSGVSCLNEKPFRDVLFAEPTTPYDETEPANTFVSTRRYAEQHGSSGNLNGVSSDLFGTSQKPDKGLSIGVPNQHRGKKRDIPLDDVSGGGGASAFGAKRKRNEKETSNGFATSKNDHLSTCSNGDVKTKTNPKQKTTRQLSSAGNAFVNNKSTETNRKKEGGRNNNLEKSSAAATKAVEEEEEPLDLANFPLPEMDTIDELGAGGIDMGGGGQQDLASWLNFDDTGLQEEDQDFSMEGLQIPMDDIAGLNMF; via the exons ATGGCGGGGAATGGAAAATTTGACCTGGACTCGAGTACTGTAGAGCCTGGGTTCACTGGTAGCTATAAAGGGAACCATTCTGGCCCTACTTTGGATAGGCCTGGAAGCTTTCGAGAAGGTGGTGAGAGTCGATCATTCCCATCTGGAAACAATACATTTCGGTCAAGTAGGCAACATATAGGTGGCTCGTCCACTTCACTTCAAGGTCTGATGCTCGAACCGATGCCAATGGAAGACCTTAAAAAGAACTCATGTTCAGGTGAATTAACGAGGGTTCTGAATCTTGCTGGACTTGCCTCTGAAGAGAGTTCCCTTGTACCTGCTCATTCTAGGCCTATACGTTCTGCAGCTGTGGAGGCTCTGAAGCAGAGCAAAGTAACTTTTTCTGAGATTAACAGCAAAGCTAG AGTAAAAAGGCTTAACGAGAACTTGCATAAGTTGGATAAGATCTCTGAAGCTCCTAACACTAGGAAGCAGCAAAGGACTGAGCTGTCTACAAACGAACGATCAATTGGATCAAACTTGAAGATTGGTGCTCAGATTAATCGAAACTCTCTAGTAGACGACCGGGCTAAGAATGGTGTTCTTAATAAGCGAGTTCGCACGTCAATGGCGGAAACCCAG ACAGAAGCCCGTAGTAATGGCATATCAAGACAGCCAATGGCTGCGACAAAAAACCTGGACTTGCTTAAGGATAGTGTTTCCCAACCTGATACAGAAGAAAAGATTAGGCCACTACCTGCTGGAGGAGAAGGTTGGCACcaaaaaatgagaagaaaacGTTCAGTAAGCAAGGTTTTAACGAGATCATTGGATATCAATGGAGATCCGAAACGATCTATGCATAAAAGTTTTTGCAATGAAGGAGGTGGTTCACAAGGAAATGGCTCCTTAAG ATCTGGTTTTTTTAATGGTAACAGTGGCAGTCCTAAGAAGGGTATCATTTCTTCACCTGTAATCTTGAATACCTCTGCTGCTATGCCCAAGCATGAACAGGACACAGATAAACTAATAGTAAAAGGAAACAT TATACGTGAGGAGAACCGCATTGGCAATACTATCCCAGTAACGAAAACAAAGGCTTCAAGGGCTCCACGAGGTGGCCCTTCAGCAGCTGTAAGTATATCAACAAATATAATTAGGTCTGGAGCACCTGAGATCTGCAAGCAATCCGCAAATCTAAACAAGATCCACACGTCAAGTGGGAGTAACAACAAAAAACGTTCTATTCCCTCAGGATCAACCTCATCCATGACTCAGTGGGGCGGACAGAGACCACAGAAGATTTCTCGCACTCGACGGACTAATGTAGTATCCCCTGTTTCAAACCCTGATGACACACAAGTATCAGCTGATGGTTATTCACCTTCAAATTTTGAAGCTAGAATTAATTCCAGTCGAGGCTTCAGAGATGGGGCTAATGGTAAACATCATCTCAAGATGAAAGTAGAAAATGCTTCTTCTCCTGCTAGATTTTCTGAGGGTGAAGAATCTGGTGCGGGGGGAAACAGAATGAAAGAAAAAGGTACTTGTATCAGTGGCATAAAGGAAAAAGCAGGAACTACTTTCCCAAGTTTTGGGACTCTCACAATGTTGgcaaagaaaaataaatcacCAATAGAAGACATTGGTGATTGCGTACCGAGGCAAGGGAGGAATGGGAGGGGCTCTCCGTTTTCCAATTCTAGCACTTCACCAATGAGAGATAAGATGGAGAATGCTGCCACAGCTAATCCCCTTAGAAGTGCACGGCCAAATTCTGATAAGAATGGAAG TAAGACTGGACGCCCTCCAAAAAAACCAGTGGATCGTAAAGGCCTTTACCGTAAAGGACATATTCCAAATGGCGATTCTCCAGATATCACTG GGGAATCAGATGATGATCATGAAGAACTCTTAACATCTGCTAGTTTTGCTAGTAACCCCAGTT ATCTTGTTGGTTCCAATGCATTCTGGAAGTATATGGAAATAGGTTTTGCTCCAGTTAGCTCACAGGACAGTTCTTACTTGGCTCAACAG TTACAAGTTGAAGAAAAACTTAATAAAAGTCTGCCTCAAATGACTGGCCATGACAGTAATTATTTG GATGATACATATGTGCCTGCTGCCTTTGTTTCTGGAGCAGTGGAAACTGATGGAGTTAAACAAAAGGAGGAAGTCAACTCTATTGGCTCAGTTGACTGGCTTAAATTTAAAACTCCTCCTGAAAGATCAGGCTCGGAAAAGGGATCAAACAAACACACTCCATTGTATCAAAGGGTTTTATCAGCTCTCATTGCAGAagatgaaattgaagaaattgaagaaggtGGTACAGAAAGAAATGCTTTTTCCCAGTATGCTGCACATAGTCTATCCTGTAATGAACCTAGTAGGACAGATGGAAAAGAAGGAAGATATCAGTTGCATTTTGGTACTGAAATGGAGAAACAATCTGCAGCAAGCATGTATTTTTCCTATGATGGTGTTAATGGTTCAGTGGGCCAGAATCTTCCATGCAGTGTGGACAAGTCGCAGGAGAAAATTGGGTTTTCACGTGAAGTTGGGGGTTTAACTGGGTTTTGCAAAAATTCTCTTGGCGGGTCCCCTTTTGCTCATTCAAATGGGTTTGGACATTCTTACTCTGATAATGAATACGAGCAGTTGTGCATAGAAGACAAGATTTTGCTGGAACTGCATAATGTTGGAATATATCCAGAAACAGTG CCTGATTTAGATGACCATGATGATGCAAGTATCGTCGAAGAAACTATTCAATTCACCGAGGACTGTTATAGGCAACAG GTTGTCACAACAAAAGAATCCTTGGACATACTATATGGGGCAGTTCTGCGAGGGAAAGAAGAGGAGAAGGG GGCACTTGAGCAAGTTGCAATGGACAGACTCGTGGAGTTGGGGTACAAAAAACTCCag GCTAGTGAAGGAAGCAATGCGTCTAAATCTGGGACCCCGAAGGTGTCTAAGCATGTTGCTCTGGCTTTTGTCGAAAGGACTCTGGCTAGATGCAGAGTATTTGAAGATTCAGGAGTAAGCTGCTTAAATGAGAAACCGTTTCGGGATGTTCTTTTTGCTGAACCTACTACTCCATATGATGAGACTGAACCCGCCAACACTTTTG TCTCTACTCGCAGATATGCTGAACAACACGGTTCTAGTGGTAATCTCAATGGCGTGTCATCAGATTTATTTGGGACATCTCAGAAACCTGACAAGGGCTTATCAATTGGTGTACCAAATCAACATAGAGGGAAGAAGAGGGACATACCGCTTGATGATGTcagtggtggtggtggtgcttCTGCTTTTGGAGCCAAGAGAAAAAGAAATGAGAAGGAAACGTCTAATGGATTTGCTACGTCGAAAAATGACCATTTGAGTACCTGTAGTAATGGAGAtgtcaaaacaaaaacaaatcccaAGCAGAAGACAACAAGGCAGCTGTCCTCAGCTGGAAAtgcatttgttaataataagtCGACAGAAACCAACCGGAAAAAAGAGGGTGGCCGCAATAAtaatcttgaaaaatcatcagCAGCAGCAACAAAAgctgttgaagaagaagaagaaccgtTGGATCTGGCAAACTTTCCACTCCCAGAAATGGACACAATAGACGAGCTGGGTGCAGGGGGGATAGATATGGGTGGTGGTGGGCAGCAAGATTTGGCTTCATGGCTGAATTTTGATGATACTGGCTTACAAGAAGAAGACCAAGACTTTTCCATGGAGGGACTTCAAATACCTATGGATGATATTGCTGGTTTGAATATGTTTTGA